One segment of Vagococcus martis DNA contains the following:
- a CDS encoding tRNA dihydrouridine synthase: MTTNFWQELPKPFFILAPMEDVTDVVFRHVVKEAGAPDVFFTEFTNSDSFCHPDGKESVQGRLVFEEDEQPIVAHIWGDNPEYFRQMSTELKEMGFKGIDINMGCPVPNVATRGKGSGLILRPDVAAELIAAAKEGGLPVSVKTRIGYHSQDEMIDWLTHILKQDIANLSIHLRTRDEMSKVPAKWELIPEILALRDEIAPNTLITINGDVLDRQMGLELVEKYGVDGVMIGRGIFKNPYAFEKEPKNHSTEDLLGLLRLQLDLQDEYAKQVPRSIVGLHRFFKIYVKGFPGASDLRVSLMNTKSTDEVRALLDAFFQKDN; this comes from the coding sequence ATGACAACCAACTTTTGGCAAGAATTACCGAAGCCATTTTTTATTTTAGCACCAATGGAAGACGTGACGGATGTGGTATTTCGTCATGTGGTTAAAGAAGCGGGTGCACCTGATGTGTTTTTTACCGAATTTACTAACTCGGATAGTTTTTGTCATCCCGATGGTAAAGAAAGCGTTCAAGGAAGATTGGTCTTTGAAGAAGACGAGCAACCTATCGTGGCACATATCTGGGGAGATAATCCTGAGTACTTTAGACAGATGAGTACAGAATTAAAAGAGATGGGATTCAAAGGCATAGATATTAATATGGGATGTCCTGTCCCTAATGTTGCAACACGTGGGAAAGGTAGTGGCTTAATATTACGTCCTGACGTGGCGGCCGAATTAATCGCCGCAGCAAAAGAAGGTGGGCTACCAGTCAGTGTGAAAACACGTATTGGGTATCACTCACAAGATGAGATGATAGATTGGCTGACACATATTTTAAAACAAGATATAGCGAACTTGTCGATTCATTTAAGAACTCGAGATGAAATGAGTAAAGTACCCGCTAAGTGGGAATTAATTCCAGAAATATTGGCATTAAGAGATGAGATAGCACCTAATACACTCATTACTATTAATGGAGATGTGCTTGATCGGCAGATGGGACTTGAGTTAGTCGAAAAATATGGTGTGGATGGTGTCATGATAGGAAGAGGAATATTTAAAAATCCATATGCTTTTGAGAAAGAACCTAAAAATCATTCAACAGAAGACTTATTAGGGCTATTGAGACTTCAATTAGACTTACAAGATGAGTATGCTAAACAAGTGCCACGTTCCATTGTTGGTTTGCATCGATTCTTTAAAATTTATGTCAAAGGCTTTCCAGGAGCCAGTGATTTACGTGTTAGTTTAATGAATACCAAATCAACAGATGAAGTACGTGCCTTATTAGATGCCTTTTTTCAAAAAGATAACTAA
- a CDS encoding alpha-hydroxy-acid oxidizing protein: MTEQQTYNAPTIEQEIDVISTYRLEEEASKVVPKGGFDYISGGSGKEFTLQRNDEAWLSKGILPRVLANVEHPDTSTKIFEHDLKVPFIMAPIAAHGLAHATKEAGTAKGISEFGGTIMSISAYSGATFEEIDAGLNGNPRWFQIYMSKDEEMNKNILDEAKADGATAIILTADATLSGNRERDLENKFVYPFGMPIVSRYLTGSGENMSLNNIYAQSKQKIEPADVKFIAEYSGLPVFVKGVQTPEDAVLAIGAGAAGIWVSNHGGRQLDNAPGSFEVLAEISEAVAGRVPIVFDSGVRRGEHIFKALASGADIIALGRPVLFGLALGGWKGVKSVLEYFETDLKRVMQLAGTQTIEDVKHARLFDMKK, encoded by the coding sequence ATGACAGAACAACAAACATACAATGCACCAACAATTGAACAAGAAATTGACGTAATTAGTACTTATAGATTAGAAGAAGAAGCAAGTAAAGTCGTTCCTAAAGGTGGATTTGACTATATATCAGGTGGATCAGGAAAAGAATTTACGCTACAACGTAATGACGAAGCTTGGTTAAGTAAAGGTATACTCCCTCGTGTATTAGCTAACGTTGAACACCCAGATACATCAACAAAAATCTTTGAACACGATTTAAAAGTACCGTTTATTATGGCTCCAATTGCAGCTCACGGATTAGCTCACGCAACAAAAGAAGCTGGAACTGCTAAAGGAATCTCTGAATTTGGTGGAACAATTATGTCTATCAGTGCTTATTCTGGTGCAACATTTGAAGAAATCGATGCTGGTTTAAATGGTAACCCACGTTGGTTCCAAATCTACATGAGTAAAGATGAAGAAATGAATAAAAACATCTTAGATGAAGCAAAAGCAGATGGTGCGACAGCGATTATTTTAACAGCTGATGCAACACTAAGTGGAAATCGTGAACGTGATTTAGAAAATAAATTTGTTTACCCATTTGGTATGCCAATTGTTTCTCGTTACTTAACAGGTTCTGGAGAAAACATGTCATTAAATAACATTTATGCTCAATCTAAACAAAAAATTGAACCAGCTGACGTAAAATTTATTGCTGAATATTCTGGTTTACCAGTATTTGTTAAAGGAGTACAAACGCCTGAAGATGCTGTATTAGCAATTGGTGCTGGAGCAGCTGGTATCTGGGTATCAAATCACGGTGGACGTCAGTTAGATAATGCACCAGGATCGTTTGAAGTGTTAGCTGAAATCTCTGAAGCTGTAGCAGGTCGTGTGCCAATCGTATTTGATAGTGGTGTTCGTCGTGGAGAGCACATCTTTAAAGCACTAGCAAGTGGAGCAGATATTATTGCTTTAGGTCGTCCAGTATTATTCGGACTTGCTTTAGGTGGATGGAAAGGTGTTAAATCTGTCTTAGAATACTTTGAAACAGATTTAAAACGTGTTATGCAATTAGCAGGAACACAAACAATCGAAGACGTAAAACACGCTCGATTATTCGATATGAAAAAATAA
- a CDS encoding LrgB family protein: MLSNILESPFLWISMTVGLYLLAARLKAKWPKNPLFTPLVFAIVVLIVILVFLDIPLETYKNGGQFLSLFVTPATVALAIKLEQNFVYLKKYYPAILTGIFSGVIFHTVMIYAFSMLFKFEQEMGATLIPKSITTAIAVGVSDSLGGIVSLTVAVVVFTGVIGAMIGPTVFKLFNITDPVAQGVALGSSSHAMGTAKAIELGEVQGAMSGLSIVVTGITVVILVPFTGPITNLLF, encoded by the coding sequence ATGTTGTCTAATATATTAGAGAGTCCATTTTTATGGATTAGTATGACTGTTGGATTATATTTATTAGCAGCACGTCTAAAAGCAAAATGGCCGAAAAATCCATTATTTACACCGTTAGTATTTGCAATTGTTGTACTAATAGTAATTTTAGTGTTTTTAGATATACCACTTGAAACCTATAAAAATGGTGGGCAGTTTTTAAGTTTATTTGTTACCCCAGCAACAGTGGCGTTAGCAATTAAGCTGGAACAAAATTTTGTGTATTTGAAAAAATATTACCCAGCTATATTAACGGGAATATTTAGTGGTGTGATTTTCCATACCGTTATGATTTATGCTTTCAGTATGCTATTTAAGTTTGAACAAGAGATGGGAGCAACATTAATTCCTAAATCAATTACGACGGCTATTGCAGTAGGAGTATCTGACTCTCTTGGCGGGATTGTATCACTGACTGTTGCAGTGGTTGTTTTTACGGGCGTTATTGGAGCGATGATTGGACCAACTGTCTTTAAGTTGTTTAACATCACAGATCCAGTGGCTCAAGGTGTCGCATTAGGAAGTTCATCTCATGCTATGGGAACAGCAAAAGCGATTGAACTGGGCGAAGTTCAAGGAGCTATGTCCGGCTTATCAATCGTGGTAACAGGTATTACAGTTGTCATCTTGGTACCATTTACAGGACCGATTACCAATCTTTTATTTTAA
- a CDS encoding CidA/LrgA family protein — MKQIKQLFWIFLFSLLGEIVSALLSTFIAIPGSVIGMVLFFCALHFKWVRMDQVDEVGTWLTNNMGIFFVPAGVGLMANFGVLANTWWQLLVIMAVTTTLMIAFVGRIVQAVKSKEVEAETQNTVIIEEIEVEVDVV, encoded by the coding sequence ATGAAACAAATCAAACAACTTTTCTGGATTTTTTTATTTTCTTTATTAGGTGAAATAGTCTCTGCACTATTATCTACATTTATTGCAATTCCAGGAAGTGTGATTGGTATGGTGCTATTCTTCTGTGCTCTTCACTTTAAGTGGGTCAGGATGGACCAAGTTGATGAAGTGGGAACATGGTTAACTAATAACATGGGAATATTCTTTGTCCCAGCAGGCGTTGGACTTATGGCAAACTTCGGTGTATTAGCTAATACATGGTGGCAATTACTGGTTATTATGGCGGTGACAACAACATTGATGATTGCGTTTGTTGGACGAATTGTTCAGGCAGTTAAATCTAAAGAAGTGGAAGCGGAAACACAAAATACCGTGATAATCGAAGAAATAGAGGTAGAAGTAGATGTTGTCTAA
- a CDS encoding LysR family transcriptional regulator yields the protein MNLKDLAYFHHLAQTLSFTATADYFYISQPSISMAIKRLENELDTVLIDRKRIHKKLSLTETGDILYRYSHQILKSVEQAEEEIHDFKHQIVYFGFLPTIGGYFMSHLLPHLNTFSSSMKFIEEESSDIMLNLVKSGKVPIAIIGSDEPVFNDASLIQVPLKQEDMALWVSKSHPLATQKKISPTACKEDVFISLEKGYMHHRIFDDWVLDHHLKNIQTIYTKEIQTALSIASSTNMIAFLSDILVRDHPGLVKVEIEQPPQIYISLIVNKHIHQSNTFQTTFNQKIIDLAQEFSQPFNVE from the coding sequence ATGAATTTAAAAGATCTAGCATACTTTCACCATCTTGCACAAACGCTTAGTTTTACTGCTACTGCCGATTATTTTTACATATCCCAACCTTCCATTTCTATGGCTATAAAACGGCTAGAAAACGAACTAGATACCGTTCTAATTGATAGAAAAAGAATTCACAAGAAGCTTAGTTTGACTGAAACCGGTGACATTTTATATCGTTATTCTCATCAAATTTTAAAGTCCGTTGAACAAGCGGAAGAGGAAATTCATGACTTTAAACATCAAATCGTCTACTTTGGTTTCTTACCAACTATTGGTGGCTATTTTATGTCCCATTTATTACCTCATTTGAATACATTTTCATCCTCAATGAAATTTATTGAAGAAGAAAGTTCGGATATTATGTTAAATCTAGTAAAAAGTGGTAAGGTTCCCATTGCAATCATTGGAAGTGACGAACCTGTATTTAACGACGCCTCTTTAATTCAAGTGCCATTAAAACAAGAAGATATGGCTTTATGGGTGTCAAAGAGTCACCCACTTGCTACTCAAAAAAAAATCTCCCCTACAGCTTGTAAGGAAGATGTCTTTATTTCATTAGAAAAAGGATACATGCATCACCGAATATTTGATGACTGGGTATTAGATCATCACTTAAAAAATATTCAAACAATTTACACTAAAGAAATACAGACTGCCCTATCCATTGCGAGTTCTACCAACATGATAGCCTTTTTAAGTGATATTTTAGTACGAGATCATCCAGGATTAGTTAAAGTTGAGATTGAACAACCACCGCAAATCTACATAAGTCTGATAGTAAACAAACACATTCATCAATCTAATACATTTCAGACAACATTTAATCAAAAAATTATTGATTTAGCACAAGAATTTAGCCAACCTTTTAACGTGGAATAA
- a CDS encoding GNAT family N-acetyltransferase: protein MTVTFSYATRDELPEIIAIYNQAIPTRISTADTEVVTVESKIKWFESYNQTTRPIWVIKKEGSIVGWVALEDFYGRPAFQATAEISLYIDKDHQGQRLGQQALDWVFSQVTRCGITTIMAYVFSHNKASQRLFLTNGFKRWAHLPHIATMDDTLYSLDILGWTNQ, encoded by the coding sequence ATGACTGTCACGTTTTCATATGCTACACGCGATGAATTACCTGAAATTATTGCGATTTATAACCAAGCGATACCAACACGAATTTCAACAGCAGATACTGAAGTTGTAACGGTTGAATCAAAAATTAAGTGGTTTGAGTCATATAATCAAACAACCCGTCCGATTTGGGTGATAAAAAAAGAAGGAAGTATCGTGGGATGGGTAGCCTTGGAAGATTTTTACGGCAGACCAGCATTTCAGGCAACAGCTGAAATTAGCCTATATATTGATAAAGATCATCAAGGTCAACGATTGGGTCAACAAGCTTTAGACTGGGTATTTTCACAAGTGACTCGTTGTGGCATCACAACTATAATGGCTTATGTGTTTTCTCACAATAAAGCAAGTCAGAGATTATTTCTAACCAATGGATTTAAGAGATGGGCTCATTTGCCTCATATTGCGACTATGGATGACACTCTATATAGTTTAGATATATTAGGCTGGACGAATCAGTAA
- a CDS encoding LysR family transcriptional regulator, which produces MRIQQLEYLEKIAETGSINEAAKQLFISQPSLSQAMKELEKEYNIQLFYRSKVGITLTSEGREFMNYSRMVLDQVNLLNGRFKQDTARKRTFSVSAQHYAFVVHAFVELVKEVGKDEYHFTLRETITENTLNDVQTFRSELGVIYLNDFNKTVLKRLISEKDLMFVPLFDAQPHVFVGRDNPLTKKTRLTLDDLAGYPYLSYEQGDTNSFYFSEEILSTLPHKKHIQISDRATIFNLMIGLNGYTISSGIISSELNDEKIVAIPLDVDETMTLGYLRHKKIEISQVAQTYIELLKQHIRHFGFDVYELL; this is translated from the coding sequence ATGCGCATCCAACAGTTAGAATATTTAGAAAAAATAGCGGAAACAGGTTCTATTAATGAAGCTGCCAAACAGTTGTTTATCAGTCAACCTAGTTTATCACAAGCCATGAAAGAGTTAGAAAAAGAGTATAATATCCAATTATTTTATCGAAGTAAAGTAGGGATCACGCTCACAAGTGAAGGGCGAGAGTTTATGAATTATTCTCGTATGGTGCTTGACCAAGTGAATTTGTTGAATGGACGGTTTAAACAAGATACAGCCCGTAAGAGAACATTTAGTGTGTCTGCACAACATTATGCCTTTGTCGTACACGCCTTTGTCGAATTGGTAAAAGAAGTCGGTAAAGATGAATATCACTTTACTTTGCGAGAGACCATTACGGAAAATACGCTAAATGATGTGCAGACATTTCGTAGTGAGTTAGGTGTGATTTATTTGAATGACTTTAATAAAACCGTGTTAAAGCGATTGATTTCAGAAAAAGATTTGATGTTTGTGCCACTTTTTGATGCTCAACCACATGTGTTTGTCGGACGAGATAATCCTTTGACGAAAAAAACACGCCTAACACTTGATGATTTGGCAGGTTATCCTTATTTATCTTATGAACAGGGAGATACCAATTCATTTTATTTTTCAGAAGAGATTTTAAGTACATTACCACATAAAAAGCATATTCAAATTAGTGACCGGGCAACGATTTTTAATTTAATGATTGGATTAAATGGTTATACGATTAGCTCAGGGATTATTAGTAGTGAGCTAAATGATGAGAAGATTGTGGCAATTCCACTTGATGTGGATGAAACGATGACGTTAGGATATTTACGCCATAAAAAAATTGAAATAAGTCAAGTGGCGCAAACCTATATTGAGTTGTTAAAACAACACATAAGGCATTTTGGGTTCGATGTGTATGAATTATTATAA
- a CDS encoding cobalamin-independent methionine synthase II family protein, producing MTRSKFQLVGSLLRPKNLLEYKEQIEARDDITYPFYDDFAGYQEVETNAIKEVVKEQIEHGIDIVTDGEFSKALWHLDFLWGLDGVERFITDHGYAFKDHDGTHFETRKDIGIRITAPLSGKNHHFLKIFKEVKEDAGNTQAKLTVWGAAHAFTELTVFNGLYGNGQVYKTQDDLKKGLIKAYKEFLTEFKEIGGEIVQFDDCLWTLFSSDNQDSFFAEGNESLEDLADTFIAINNEVADFGHSLGLKVWTHNCRGNYQSRHAAGGSYQTIAKKFLGEQHYDRFFLEWDDERAGDISALEVLKNKPHVEVVLGLLSSKTATLDDETRIYQLLEKASQILPKERLLLSHQCGFASCDCGNELTQAQQWAKIDQGQKIAKNFWTDDYVNQYN from the coding sequence ATGACACGATCAAAATTTCAATTAGTTGGATCATTACTTAGACCGAAAAATTTATTAGAGTATAAAGAACAAATCGAAGCACGTGACGATATCACCTATCCTTTTTATGATGACTTTGCTGGTTATCAAGAAGTGGAAACAAACGCCATTAAAGAAGTCGTAAAAGAGCAGATTGAACATGGGATTGATATTGTGACTGATGGGGAGTTTTCAAAAGCATTATGGCATCTTGATTTCTTATGGGGATTAGATGGTGTCGAACGGTTTATCACAGATCACGGTTATGCGTTTAAAGATCATGATGGCACTCATTTTGAAACACGTAAAGATATCGGGATTCGTATCACTGCTCCTTTAAGCGGTAAAAACCATCACTTCCTTAAAATTTTTAAAGAAGTAAAAGAAGACGCTGGTAACACTCAAGCAAAATTAACCGTATGGGGAGCAGCCCATGCTTTTACTGAATTAACAGTATTTAATGGCCTTTACGGTAACGGACAAGTGTATAAAACACAAGATGATTTGAAAAAAGGCTTAATTAAAGCCTACAAAGAATTTCTAACTGAATTTAAAGAAATTGGTGGCGAAATCGTCCAATTTGATGATTGTTTATGGACACTATTTTCTTCAGATAACCAAGATAGTTTCTTCGCTGAAGGAAATGAGAGTTTAGAAGATTTAGCTGATACATTTATCGCCATTAACAATGAAGTGGCTGACTTTGGGCATTCATTAGGACTGAAAGTTTGGACACATAACTGTCGCGGTAATTATCAAAGTCGTCATGCTGCTGGTGGAAGTTATCAAACCATTGCGAAAAAATTCTTAGGAGAACAACATTATGATCGCTTCTTCTTAGAGTGGGATGACGAACGTGCAGGTGATATCTCAGCCTTAGAAGTTTTAAAAAATAAGCCACATGTAGAAGTGGTATTAGGTTTACTATCAAGTAAAACAGCTACTTTAGATGATGAAACAAGAATCTATCAATTACTCGAAAAAGCGAGTCAAATTTTACCTAAAGAAAGATTACTACTATCTCATCAATGTGGATTTGCGTCATGTGATTGTGGAAATGAATTAACCCAAGCACAACAATGGGCAAAAATTGACCAAGGACAAAAAATCGCTAAAAACTTCTGGACTGATGATTATGTGAATCAATATAATTAG